From Portunus trituberculatus isolate SZX2019 chromosome 37, ASM1759143v1, whole genome shotgun sequence, one genomic window encodes:
- the LOC123514177 gene encoding uncharacterized protein LOC123514177, protein MKERQPDTLRPLASGTGQEEPVDKSPNYSFHFPCQEEGLGGSRAAAGVRGRLLQAPDQRATRVSLPGAYGATDPRCSSHFMERGTDLCWGPGDTDSRRRSYPLRGIATAGAAYGPASRSSFTPRTSMTAPLYLDRGRFQGIPVYQGGCIHRMPDMQTFQPAPHHSPRHESRRSRSHEPSFLSDDAPLESLCTASNTHTGCKKAFLTEAASCSTRLSDSPETRITSQTEPQLLEGAWNYNMWRAARSPSCCSTNTIYANTSDPGVPQPTYENVFECLVHEGSTPPIPSPGWPDEPIYATLGGQVGDEGVTDFMGEESPDQAVLEASQTAAGKHCPSDDKDADSSSTDSGDEFNPSASTLTLRPGGDGQACEAGDHETEEQNTTERGHAHASDTPPPPLPPKLLKKKPPGLKLHIPETVPATEDYGLQVRLPVERDGNLVSSSSGVPPAPSSPGSETVRQDQPGNCRQGSLYVVVGSSSASSTGEPRYKLD, encoded by the coding sequence atgaaGGAGCGGCAGCCAGACACCCTTCGCCCTCTCGCCTCTGGTACCGGACAGGAAGAGCCCGTTGACAAATCACCGAATTACAGCTTCCATTTCCCTTGCCAGGAGGAAGGGCTCGGTGGCAGCAGGGCTGCTGCTGGAGTAAGGGGAAGGCTGCTGCAAGCACCTGATCAAAGAGCAACAAGAGTTAGTCTTCCAGGAGCGTATGGAGCGACTGACCCGCGCTGCTCGTCTCATTTCATGGAGAGAGGAACAGATCTTTGCTGGGGACCTGGTGATACAGATTCTCGGAGAAGGTCATACCCTTTACGTGGCATCGCAACTGCAGGAGCTGCTTATGGCCCAGCATCTCGGTCTTCTTTCACGCCCCGCACCAGTATGACCGCTCCCTTATACCTAGATAGAGGACGATTTCAAGGGATTCCCGTTTATCAAGGCGGCTGCATTCATCGCATGCCCGACATGCAAACGTTCCAGCCAGCACCTCACCATAGCCCTCGGCATGAGTCTCGGAGGAGTAGGAGTCACGAACCTTCTTTTCTGAGTGATGATGCTCCACTAGAATCTCTGTGCACTGCAAGTAACACCCACACTGGCTGCAAGAAGGCCTTCTTGACCGAAGCTGCTTCATGCAGCACGCGGCTTAGTGACTCGCCGGAGACTCGCATAACATCTCAGACAGAACCGCAGCTGTTAGAGGGAGCGTGGAATTATAATATGTGGAGGGCTGCTCGCTCGCCCAGCTGCTGCAGCACCAACACTATATACGCCAACACTTCGGATCCGGGGGTGCCGCAGCCAACTTACGAGAACGTTTTCGAGTGTTTGGTGCATGAGGGAAGTACGCCCCCCATACCCTCCCCGGGCTGGCCTGACGAGCCCATCTACGCCACTCTTGGGGGACAGGTGGGGGATGAAGGTGTAACTGATTTCATGGGTGAAGAGTCTCCTGATCAGGCTGTTTTGGAGGCATCGCAGACAGCTGCCGGAAAACACTGTCCCAGCGACGACAAGGACGCTGACTCGTCGAGTACAGATTCTGGCGATGAATTCAATCCGTCAGCTTCAACACTTACGCTGCGTCCCGGTGGTGACGGCCAGGCGTGTGAGGCCGGGGATCATGAGACTGAGGAGCAGAACACAACAGAGAGAGGACATGCTCATGCCTCAGACACGCCACCTCCACCCCTGCCTCCAAAACTCTTGAAGAAGAAACCACCAGGCCTGAAGCTGCACATCCCTGAGACTGTTCCGGCGACAGAGGATTATGGTCTACAGGTTCGTTTACCggtagagagagatggaaacttggtctcttcctcctcaggcGTGCCTCCTGCTCCTTCCAGCCCTGGCAGCGAGACCGTGAGGCAGGATCAGCCTGGGAACTGTCGGCAAGGGTCTCTCTACGTAGTCGTGGGTTCATCATCAGCGTCGTCAACAGGTGAGCCTCGCTACAAGCTTGATTGA